The Clupea harengus chromosome 22, Ch_v2.0.2, whole genome shotgun sequence genomic sequence tgtgtgtgtgtgagagagagagaaaaagagaaagacagagagagagagagagagagagagaggagagagagatggataatcGTTACCTGTATGGGAACGCTGGTCTTGGCAGGTTGGAGCTGTCCTTTCGCTGTGGTGCTGCAGCTTTCTGCAAGTGTTGGGTAGtgacgtctgtgtgtgatggcctCTGAGTTTCAGAGACTTATTAACAGGATATGAAAAGTGCTTATGTCTCATGAGATATTGGTATAGTTGCTAAGGTCTGCAAGATTGCTGTGCTTCAACTAAATTATGGCTATGAGTCTATTTTTAGTACAGAAATGATGTCAGATTTATACAGATttgaattttcataatattttttttataaaatgtaaTTCCTTTATAGTGGCTTTGGTTTATATATGTACTGCTTGATCTTTGTACTGTAATTTTCCATTTACTCTCTGTAGCTGTCGATTacaacatggacacaaacacacactcacacacacacacacgcacacacgcgcacacacacacacacacacacacacacacacacacacacacacacacacacacacactcaaagcaatAGCTTGTGCAGGGCATCAGTGGGGTCTGAATGTTGTCAGCAGACTGAGATTCAGAGGCAAGTCAGACAAGCCCCACATGTCTATTTATCTTTGGGCAAAAAAAGAGAACGTTATAAAGTATTATCTAACCAGCTCATTGATCAACCTCCAAGGAACACTGTAGTCAGCATTTTGCAGGGACACTGGGATAACAGCTTGTGTTACCTCAGATGTTAAAAAAAGAACTGGTTGCTGGAATAAGATATTTCTGTTCTCTGCCCTGAAACCAGAAGCCCAAGGCCACATCTAGATCACCTAGGCATGTATGAAAAATACACAAGCTATGTAATGTAAGGAGCGTAATTGAGCAAAATATTTGGTTTACAACTATTTGCGGCAGGCACGCAGGGGCAAGGATGTGCGACTAACttaagaggatagagagagatagagagagatagagagggaaagaaagatataaaggaagagagagagagagagagatacaaggaCACTGCTGTCAGCTGGAGAGACATGAGGAGTTCACAAATAAAGATGGAGTGAAAAAAGAAGTGGCTGAAGGATAGTAACTAATAAagatatatttgtgtatgttagatatgtttttgtgtgtgcgtgtgtgcgtgtgtgtgtgtgtgtgtgtgtgtgtgtgtgtgtgtgtgtccgtgcacgacagagagtgagaagcagacatggtgcctatttttagATTTAAGTATGCCTTTCCCTGTGTTCATTCATATGAATTTATGAAGTTTACGTACTTTGCGGTTTGATGAGATGGTAAAACTGTTAAAAAGAAGAGGACAACATTCGCTGGTTTTAGgattaaaagtatttttgttgAATGGTTAAGGAATCGCTGCATTCATACAAAAATGGTTCCCCTAAAAAATATAAACAAGTGCAGTGTTAAATGTTCGAATGGACTTCTGCCATTTCAAAATGAGGCAAGGGATTATTGCCAATTATGGCTATATATTGCCAAAGTAAGGACATCTTAACTCCATTACATTACAGAGTTACTGCTTCTATATTCAGCACAGAAAGTGAGTGATAGCCATAGATTACCAAATGAGGTAATAAATTACTaatgagggagacagaaagaggccTCAGGGAAGCATCCAATAGGGATGTTTCAGGGAACAGTTTTTCACCTTTGTTCAAATCATGTCTGTGGCCTAAAACCATACGGCGTGCCATTGCATGAGGTTTGTACACCTACAAAATATTTAATTGTCCAGAGTTTTACGACATGACACTAACCGCACTGCGATCTCCAGTTAAGGAAGCAGTCAGCAGATGTCTTCTGGTGGTTTTTTGCAAGCGAGTAGTTATTTTTAAGAGTGCAGAATAGGCAATATGCACGCTGAGCCCTCAGTGACAACGCCAGCCGGTGAACATGATGAAATGCAGGGTATAACAACACGGGAGGGCTGTGTGAAAGGATGTCAGTCTCATCAAGATCTTGCCAGAGACTGTCATGAATATATGCTGCCTCAGGTGGAAAGACTACAGCgaaacacatacaatcacacacacacacacacacacacacacacacacacatacacacacacacacacacatacaatcgcTGGGATTATTACCAAGCCATATACAGTGGTCTTTAgtgatatatatacagtataatagcTAAGTAATAGCAAATTGATACTTTGTTCCCCCCTCCATACATCTCTTtcctcatgctcacacacacacatacacacacacacacacacacacacacacacacacacatacacacacacacatgcatgcatgcacgcacacatactcacacacacacaaagtccaagCATTATGCTAAATTGAATGTGAACCAACAAAGTCTGAGTTGTCTGATAGAAGGAACTTTATTACGGACAATGAGGTCTTTTTACACGTGTACCATGATATGAGGCAAGCTGCCCCCAAAGACCTCTCAACCAATTCATGTATTGAAAACCAATACATCACATCATCTTCAATATTCTGATATACTCCTTGAGGATCCAGATTGGCGCAACAGAGACCAAAGGTCACCAACGGCATTAGAAAAGTATTACAATGATGTTTGCCAAGATTCAATACTTTGGAATCTACATCCTTGCATCTGACACAGAGAAATTAACCAAGGACACACCAGAGAGGATTAACTACCCATTTCAATCATGAAAAAAGCTTCATTGCACAATAGTTATAAATGCTAAGTTATGTGCAAAGTTATAATTTAATACAACACATTCTGACAGTCAATGTTTCCTTGTGCATGGACACATCTCATCATTAGTCATTAGGTCTTTTTATTCAGGTTACAAAAAGTAGGTTTCAGTAATTGCACTTCAGATAATATGATAATAACCAGATGCTGGCAAGAGCTCTGGTACGTTTTGGAAAAGTTCACATTCACACCTGACACGGGCTGTTGTAGAGACTAGTGTTTACCTACAGAAACAATATGGATAGATAAGCAAATAGACTTTGTAAGCaacattatttgttttaaaaaaaggacaTACAGTACACCTAAACATATGTATTAAGTTAATGTTAAAAGGAGATATTTGTCCTCAACATAGGTCAAGACAATGCACATAATCATATGAAGCTTAGTGAGGTTTTCAAAACTGACTATCGGTCACTGGGGTAAAACACTTTGAGGAGCTGTAACAATTCTCTGTCTACTCAGTGCTGAGAGCAGCTTCAGTCTTTTTCAATCACTAACCAGTCACCATACACTACCTTCTCACAGCAGACAATCCACACATAAATCCATAAATCCATCAGAATTTCCTCAACATGTACTCTGGCTGTCATGACTGTTCAGCATGCTTACAAAGCCCAGTATGGTGACAGACTTGGGTCTACATGTGGTGTTTCCACAATAAGGGCAGTATCCAGTATCGTATCAACTATGGCTCCAGCTAGGATGGAAAGTCTTTCAAAAGAACTTGTCATCTATGCGGAAGTGTGGCCTGGTCACGTCGTCGGGGTTGATGAACACTGAGATGGACTTGCCGGGGTTCTCGGTCACCAGCTGCTGCAGCTTCTTGGCCAGCCGGTCGTCGGACTGGTGCTGATCTCCAGCGCCGAGCTCTGACTGCGGGGAGGGTAGGCCGGACgagctccctctcctctggagCTCCAGGGTCTGCCTGGTGGCGGCCTTGGTGTGTTCGATGGCTGAGCGAAGGTGCTCAGCCGGGTCGGCACGGGCCGAGGCCAGCTTGCGGGCGTGGTGCATTACCATCTCATCCGACAGGTGCTCCAGCATGTTACACTGTGGGATGAAGTAGTTGGGGCAGTTCTTATTCACCAGGCAGTGCTGCAGGTCGTCGATGAGCCCCAGCAGGAAGTGGGCAGAGTAGTCCTCCTGGGCCAGGTAGCTGGCCGGCAGGCGGTCGCAGGCCCACAGCATGAGGCTGCGCAGGTGGTAGGGGCTCACAGCTTTGGGCTTGGCCAGCAGCTTGACGATAATGGACTTGCATGCCTGGTAGGCCTGCATGAGGCTGCTGTAGATGCACTTCTTCAGCTGCACCTCGCTGCGGGCGAACGACAGGCGCCACTCGTTCTCTGGCTGGCCCGTGGATGAGCAGGCCGGCACCAGGTAGAAGCCGCTGatcacctcctcctccgtgaTCTTGCCGTCCCAGAAGTGGTTCTCCATCAGCCAGCTCTGGGCCACCGCCGGCCAGCCTTTGAACGACACCACTGGCACGATATCGTACAGCATGCGGCTGCTGCCCACACCTAGGATGACGGAGATGACGGTGCCGTTGCGCTCCACTCGCTCCACCCTTGGCATCCCCCTCTGGGGCTTCCTCTGGACCTCGGCCAGCACCACCGCCACCGACTCGTAGAACCAGTCGGCCACCAGCATCGGGGAGAAAAAGTAGTTAGTCGCTCCATTGATGTGGTCAGCCAGTGTGCAGCAGTCCTTCCAGCGGTTGATGGTGCCCTCGTCGAACAGCCGCAGGCTGAGCCAGGAGTGTCCCAGTGCCGAGTGGCGCATGTCCAGTGTCACTGGCTGGTTGCGGTCATGTAGCTTCAGAGCAGGCACCAGCAGAGTGAAGTCCATGTCGTAGTCCGTCCCACGCGAGCAAGGGCTCAGCTCGTCCAGGTCCATATCCACCACACCCTCCCGCACCCCGCCTGACAACAGAAGGTACTCATTGGCAACAGGTAGCTTCTGGTCCAGCTTCTGCACCATACCtaaggagaacaagagaggagagtgagtgatgaagtgagagaatgagagaagtagagaggggatgacagaagaaaaaagttaagagtgtgtgtacgaaAGAGAGTAAGGaatgggagagacagaagaaccGCGAGGGCGGTTATTAAGAGAGGGCATAAATTGTTCAATATAAGTTTGAGCATCACAGACCTCCTTCAGCCTTGCATACACAGACTGTAGGTAACAGTATCACATGAGCACAAGTCTGCAGTTTGCTGGCAGGCGTTTATTTGATGCGGATCAATAGGAGGACCAGAAAGAGGACTACAGCTGGGAAACAGCAAATCAATGCTGGAGGACACAGAGTCATCTAAAGAACCTGAACATCACAAGGCTTTTAGAGTTCAGCCAGTTTCATataattctctctcacacacactttctctcttgctctctcgctcactcacacgcacacgcacacacacacacacacacacacacacacacacacacacacacacacacacacacacacacacacacacacacacacacacacacacatccatccacacagcTTTGTTTTGCTGTTGATGCAGAGCGAGAGAATGCTGAGAGGTACTGTACTGTAGCCTACTGTAGGTACCTCAATGTGTTCATGCATGCCTAATGTCCTTTAAACAGCCTGCCCTCCCCACCAGCAGCTTCCACCTGCACACTCAAATATTTATGCCAGCTTTCCGCATGGGCCTCTGCCCTTGGATGTCACACGCACCAGTCTGATCACCAGCGACTTTCTCAGGCTGTTACTGCACAGGTTTCTATCCACTCAGActtcctttctcccttcttTGTTACTATCTAGCTTTAACtattcctcgctctctctctcttttatcggTTTCTTTAACTCCATCAATGTTTTTACTTCATCTTTGCCACTTTTTCAGAACTCTGTTAGGTAACCTTGTTCCCTCCTTGAGCATCCGTGACTTATGATACACTAAACAAAGCCCAGGTCGTAAACAGCACGCGCCCATGTGAAACCCAGAGTTGCTAAAAGTGCAAAGTCAAATGAGGAGGATGTCCTGTCACCGTGAGTGGGGTGAGGTGGCACAGGGCAGCTTTGGTGTTAATTACGGCAGAGTCTGCCCCCTCAGGATGTGAGCCACACTGCAGCTGCACAGTGCACCACAAGTGGAAAACACCTCTCACAGGCTGTTACTGAAGATACAACTGTCCTGTTTGGGGGAAAATATATATCTTCTAAGGGATGTCAGTGAAGTTTTGTTGGGGTGTTTGACTTGACTTAAACATTCATATCTATTCTACTTTAACTTGCTTTAATTGATTTTAGTTCAAAATGTCCAACAGACTGAATACATTTGCCTTTCTgattctttcactctctcattgTTTTTTCCGGATGAACCTCTTGCACTTAATTTTGAACTCACCAACAGTATGCATCTACTCTTGCAAACAGttttctatccctttctctttctctctctctctctctctctctctctctctctctctttgtctctctttatgtgtgtatgggtgagaaagagaaaaagacagacagagaaaaatacTCATCCACTGGATTTCTCTCCATTCATGCTTTCATTAGTTGATCCTAAACCTTTACAATcccatgtaaaaaaaacaaaaacatgctgTGCTGGATAAAAGCACAAAACCAATCAGTTCTTCCCACCAACCCCCACACCCAGCTCGAACTCATGCACTCACCAACATGGTTACAAGCACACAGGCCCAATCATTCAAAAGACTGGCACTTTTGTTCCGATCTGGCCATTTGCATATTCGGACAACCAATGGGGATGCATGCTACTGCTGACTGAACCGCGGGGCCCTCCCTCTTGAATGGCTGctctgtgtgggagtgagagaacAGCATCTGTTCGCGCTAGAGCAGGGGATCACTCATGGGTCAGCAAACCGGGGGTTCCCACAGTCGCCTGAATGCCCACCCTGCGCCTGGCTCTTTGCTATGCTCTTTggcactgatacacacacccacaggatTGTTGCTCCAATTAAAACAGTTGCACAATGACCAGTGGGAGAgccactgtgtctgtctgcacaactaaacaaaaacagacaccaCAGCTAGACTTCTAGCATTCCTGATAGCgtgcattttttttacactggGAAGTGATTTATGATAGTGTGCCGAAAAAACAGTACTAGACAGTCCCTCCGGATTAAAGTTTGGAGATAAATGTAACCCAAATATGAATTCTCTGACAAAATTCCCAATCTGCACAACTCACATGTACCTCAATGCTTAACTTAATCCACCTTGCAACCTGCTAGCCAACACTTTCCGAGACGCTGAAATCACTATTTGGGGCACTCAGCTAAAACTTGATACTCCGCATCCCTCCTGCTAATAAATTACAACGCTGTCAGCTAATCCAGCACCTCCTTCTGTAACAACACATGTACTCTCAGATACATACATagatctcacacatacacacagcataccTCAAAGACTAACTGACTTTTAGCAATGGCATTGCCCACAGTAGAACAAAAACAAGGATTATAGCTGTTTAAGATTTAAGACTCCCTCTAGATTAAATCTCTTTCATAGTTCACGTATTATCCAATACAGTGATTTAACCTCTAGACTGACCTGTTCCTTTGTATTTGTCTGGTTGTTCTCTGTCCATGGTACTGACCTTAGAGGTATATTGACTTTACATACACTATAAAGCGTCAATCCATTACAACGAAATGATTTGTCTACTGTTTAAGCTTTTCACTCGCTATTTGAGCACTTTCAGGAAATGATAGCGACTCGACAGCATGAGGAGAAATAGACAAACACATTTCGCTACGGGATGGACAAATTCATAGTTTCATTAAAATTACATCGAATCACATTCAGAAGAAGGTCACATGCGGGTCGGCTACGTGCAAATAATTTGATCTCGTGACAGTGATTTTGTGACATGTCTGAAAATCCGACTGCACATATTAAGACACgcatattatacacacataaaaaccgACACAAAGGCGCACGATGTATTTTCATGGGGTTGTGCATTCATTTATATGACAAcgtcttgtttaaaaaaaacactgtcatCAGGACCAATCGTCTAGGTTCCTTACCGAGCATAGAAAAGATGAAATCTTTGGCCGTGTGAATTTCCAGAGCTCGTTGGTCGTCATATTCGCGCTGGTCATGTTTACTGAATTCCTGGATCAGCCTGTTCAACTCCTCTATCCTACTCCCAGACCTGAAATCAAGCTCGGGATAACACGGAATGACTCTGTTGTTGTTAATACTAGAATTCGGTGTTGCCGTCGGACTGCTACCAATACTACTGACGGATCCGGCCCGGCGGTTGAGGGCTGGAGCCGCCATCTTCACGAAACGGGTGTTCTTACGCCCTCCGCTTCTGAACTGCACTAGCGGAAGAGTTTTTCATTTCCCCCCTTAAATAAACCAGTTGGGACGCTTTGTCCCGGCATTCATTGCATATGTAAAGCATCGTCTGCAACACTCTAGGCGAGACATGAACTTGTTGAAATAAATTTGGTATAACTGTCACTGACTATACCATTAATAGGTCTGCGGTTATGACAGTAacacaaatattacattttaaatcCAGATGTCATGTATAATAGTCACTGAAGACACCATTTGGACAATGACATCTACATCATCATACACTCAATTGCAGCCTGTTGGTCTGCTGATTAACAGAACTGACACTAAAAATTCACAGTATTTCTTtatcaacagacagacagacagacagacagacagacagacatttgacTGTTTTGAAAACCTTCTAATAAATGAAGTGACATAAAAACATTCCTACCATCCTGGACTATGAGACTTTAAAACAGGTAACTTAGCAAGCCCAAGTCCCTGCGGTTAGAGTGGGTGAATCCACTACTCAGAAAGTAGGTGATGATACTGAATTTACAACCCAGCCTTGTAAACAAACCACAGAGGAAAACTGACAGTGGCCTCAGTCTGGGGCTATCAGAAAAATGAAACACAGAGTCTACAGAGTGACAATCAGGACATTCATGTGAAACTTTCCCGTTTAACTTACACACCACTGAGTCGCTACTAcacagtgcccccccctccATTGAGTCAGTGGctacagtgcccccccccccccgcccccctccattGAGTCAGTGGCTACTACACAGTGCCCCCCGCCCTTCCATTGAGTCAGTGGCTACTacccagtgccccccccccccttccattgAGTCAGTGGTTActacagtgcccccccccccccccccctgttggTTTCCGCATGTCACCCTAGGTGCCCTCCTGCCCCCTTAAGCAGATTAAAGAAAACTGACTTGACACACATCTGATACAAGTTCTTTTTTACCagctgtagaaaaaaaaatccccttcGAGGAAAGCAAATTCCTGTAGTTGTATTCGTCTTCAGGAGTCTATATGTAGTCTATATGTCTTCAGCAGTCAAGCCATCCAAACCCGGGGCTTGCAGAACTTAGTTCCTGGACTGCTATAGTAAGGGAGAAGGGTTTTTTCCAAGTCCTTTATATCCTGTTTCGACCAAGGCGTTGAAACCCTTGCAGCAACTCTTCCGTTGAGGCCTGATCCACCGTCTCAGTCTGGAAGAGATCTTCGCAAAAAAGTAAAGCATATGATTGCATTTATTTGTTGTCTGTGATGATGCTGCCATCTGGGAGTTGCAGCTGGTGCATCCATCTCTTTCCCACAGCCCTTTCCTCCAAGCTGAAGACATTGGGAGTGGGCATGtccattaggggtgggaatctcttggcacctcacgattcgattcgattccgattcagaggtcaacgattcgattctaaaccgattctcgattctaaaccgattctcgattctaaaccgattatcgattatcaattctaaaccgataaaacgattatcgatgcatctcgatttttaaaacatttgagtttgctactcagagtctcaaatcacttcctactttgtgtttgataattaaagaaaatcaacagatctattttttttctccttgtcacaattatgtcTTTCTAtgaaacaatgcaataatcgatgcagcttgcatttcaacacaaaataaatgtgtaaaaaaaaaaaataaaaaaaaaaataaaaaattacatttaaaaaaaaaaatgttttattaaaaaatcgattatgaacttttctgaatcgagacagaatcgttctagagagaatcgagataaatcgaaaaatcgatttttccccccacccctaatgtCCATGCTGTTGAACTGGGAGAACTGGGCTCTGACCAAAGCTGCTTGAACACGGTCTTGCATTATGTTTGTCAGAAGCAACTGATGCCGTCTTAATCCTTGTCAACTTCAGGGCCATCACCATGGATAACTCTGTTGCTCAGATCAAGAATCTCTCTTTCAAGAGATACCATCTCCTCCTTAATTGCCTTGGTCCAGCTTGCTGTATACGTGAAGGCAGAACGGCTTCATCTGAGCCTTCCCAACCTCCCACCATTGGCTCAGTGACttatgtcctctcctctcccccttccatGCTTCCCAGAAGACTTTGAAAgcgtgtgtgaaagtgtgatcATGCTACGCTTCCCATTAAAGTGCCAGTGTGAGCTatgtgctctgctgtgcaaaactgagacagagaaagaaataaagcaaCCAGATGTATAGGATTATAGGGTTTTTTAATTTAAGAATAATCTATTACTTTCTGCTTTTCTAACATAAAACCTGTCGAGTCTTGCACAGGAGACCATATTCATATTTACTTTTACCCGTGTATACGGCTTGGAATCAGAATGAACATTCCCATGTGTCCCAACAGCTCACGGTGCTGTATAACAAATTCCACGTGATTCCTATCCAAAATGTAGTTTAGGGTGCAATTACAATCTCCCCCTAGCACCATAATATTATTATCAGCAGCGTTTGCCACTGCATTGTCAAGCTtcttgggggaaaaaacccaACCCCACATTAGCTGCACTACACCGCTGCACTCACATTCGAACCGTGACTAAAGAAACCCTGTCCATAATCTTTAgaactgtactgtatgtgctcCTGCAGATGCACATTTAACATATTCAGAAAGTACCAAATCAGAATCCTTGTTTTGTCACGTGACAACACACAGAGCAGGCTCGCCACTGGTTGATTGTACCAGAAAGACAGCACATTGTAAATGTAAGATTTCTGTGACATTCGAAAATATGGCGTGCTGGGGATATTTAAACAAATGGACCAAAGTGAAATTTATAGCTCACACATCAGTGCTTTCGCCAAGTAAAAGGTAAGACTTGAGCTAGCTAGACAATGTTTACTTCTAAACTAGCTAGCAAGCAATGATGAAGGCTAACATTAGCCAGCTAGTTTGCTCAAATGACATTGCTTGCATAGGACAAGTTATCTAACGTTCTCTCCTGGCTTGTCCCGTTGTTGGttgttttctttaattatctGAGCAATCCCTTAAGCTATTTGAGATGGCCGGTTTAGACATATTTGCTGGGTAGCTGTAGCAATGTTAGTTCATGTTGATTTaatgctgcagctgctgcctcTATAGGAGCAAATTATTAAGGTTGTTTCGTAAGGACTCATGACTGGGCTGCTATAGGTAGCGTTAGCCACTCACCAATTTGGTGGCTCTCTAGCAGTGAACGTACACTGCGAAGGAACATTGAGTTCTCGAGCATATAGCAGCTGCGCGATAGCTATGTGATGTTTGATCCCTAGGGCTTGAGAGGTTGCCATGCGCATTGACACAAATTCAATAACTAAGAGTGACTTATAGATAAGCTGTAATGTTGAAGGTTCAGGCTCTGGGGTCTGCAAAGTGCCTTAAGGCAAGTTTATGGTTTGGGCGctaataaaattgaattgaattgacggTGCATTATGGAACACCACACTATTCACTTACTTTGTTTTAATAATGCATCAGTTTTTTTCTTGGAAACTAACCGGTACTGTATCATTTAACCATCTGTGGCTCTTgtttctcccccccccaaaGAATTGTCCTTCATCCACAGCAGAGATGTGCTTTTCGTAAAGTGCAAAGGAAGCCCGAGGCCAGAAAAGGGGTTCAAGAGGAGACGGGCTCTCCTCCTGGGGAAATGGCGGAGGCGCGACTGTCACAGAAACCTGCCCCAgagccccctctccccccacagATGCCTCCCAGGAACCCACGCAGGCTTATCAAGCCTTTGATGTTCACAATTGGGGTATGTATACATTTGCctatgtatgtggtgtgtacattcacatgtgtgtgagaacaccGTTTAACCTTTGAAGAAAAGCCCTCAGAATAGCACCCTCCTGTGTTTGTGGCATACACTTGTTTATAATATGTTAGGGCACATTTGTACTTCCTGATGTTTTAGTGGGCCGTTGTCTCGTCTGCGGAATAGATACTTGCTTGCCCACTGCAGTATGCTGCTCTAACACCGTTTTAGTTTACAGGCTGCTCCTTTGGCACAGCCGCCATCTTGCAGTATGAGTCAGTGAAGTCCCGCTTGGACAGTCTGTTGGAGGAGAGTGAAtctgagaagaaagagaagttCCAGGTAACCAGGGTTACACATGCAGCTAAGTAGATACAGCATAAACCAGCGCTTTAGAGCTACACCTGATATCAATGACTGACGAGCATAACTCAGAGAGCAGATAGCAGTGATATTAGCAGTAGGTGCTCACAATGGCACCATAACTATTGTATTTAGTCAAAAGGGCAGTAATGtgcatatctgtttgtgtgtgtgtgtgtgtgtgtgtgtgtgtgtgtgtgtgtgtgtgtgtgtgtgtgtgtgtgtgtgtgtgtgtgtgtgtgtgtgtgtgtgtgcgcagactCATGATACAGCTCACTGGCACAAGTGGTGGAATCAGCTGACAGACTTTCAGCGGCAGGTGATCATGTTTATGTCTATGGTGGATGACATGTGGAGCGGGATGAGTGAAGGCCAGAGAGTTGCCACAGGTGAGGGGCATCATGTGACTCTTTCATGTTCACCTCTCACAATCCTTTGAAgctattttttttgtcaatagTCAGGCATAGATCTATAACATTAGAATTCAAGTTAGATATGTAAATGAACAgctaatatactgtatgtctgtctcactcactcacatactcacacccacaagcactctctttttctctctcactctctttctcacacacacacacacacacacacgcacttacttTATTTCTCCTttatgtctcctctctctctctgtcccgtcTCTTCTTTGTCTCCGATGCCTCtcttctctggtctctctctctccctctctccctctctttctctctgatccAGGCATTATAGCGGTGAATGCTgcagtgttgtgctgttggaggATCCCATCCTTGCAGCGATCCATGCTCAAGTACTTCACTTCAAACCCAGCCTCTAGTGAGCGTGCCTCCcctgtgttgttgtggtgttcTCGACTGTCTCTGGTCAGGGGTTGTTCGCTATCAGATTCTCCCATCCACGGGTCATTTCAATTCCGATGGTTTGGTTGGAGGAAATTCCATTGGTTCCAATGACCCTTTTACCGTCAGGTACAGCTATAAACCATCCACAAGGATGTTCTCATTCTGTCTTGTAAAACTTGTATGTAATGAAATGGCCCGAATGGGAACTGATGCAACCCACTTTCAGCTCATTAGGAAAAGAATGCTATAATGAAAGGTAGCTAGGCGGCTTGCAAACAAGCTTACACACCATGTCCCTTTTCAGGAATAAGCCTTTTGACTGAGTGAGACGGAGTATGTGACGCAGTAGCCTGAACATACTGACATACAGAGATGGTTAATTAGTGACGTGTAAAACCTTGCAGGGAGATCAAGCACCACTGGCCGTAGCTCAGCTGATAGAGCATGGG encodes the following:
- the mb21d2 gene encoding protein MB21D2, which produces MAAPALNRRAGSVSSIGSSPTATPNSSINNNRVIPCYPELDFRSGSRIEELNRLIQEFSKHDQREYDDQRALEIHTAKDFIFSMLGMVQKLDQKLPVANEYLLLSGGVREGVVDMDLDELSPCSRGTDYDMDFTLLVPALKLHDRNQPVTLDMRHSALGHSWLSLRLFDEGTINRWKDCCTLADHINGATNYFFSPMLVADWFYESVAVVLAEVQRKPQRGMPRVERVERNGTVISVILGVGSSRMLYDIVPVVSFKGWPAVAQSWLMENHFWDGKITEEEVISGFYLVPACSSTGQPENEWRLSFARSEVQLKKCIYSSLMQAYQACKSIIVKLLAKPKAVSPYHLRSLMLWACDRLPASYLAQEDYSAHFLLGLIDDLQHCLVNKNCPNYFIPQCNMLEHLSDEMVMHHARKLASARADPAEHLRSAIEHTKAATRQTLELQRRGSSSGLPSPQSELGAGDQHQSDDRLAKKLQQLVTENPGKSISVFINPDDVTRPHFRIDDKFF
- the parla gene encoding presenilins-associated rhomboid-like protein, mitochondrial isoform X1; translation: MACWGYLNKWTKVKFIAHTSVLSPSKRIVLHPQQRCAFRKVQRKPEARKGVQEETGSPPGEMAEARLSQKPAPEPPLPPQMPPRNPRRLIKPLMFTIGFTGCSFGTAAILQYESVKSRLDSLLEESESEKKEKFQTHDTAHWHKWWNQLTDFQRQVIMFMSMVDDMWSGMSEGQRVATGIIAVNAAVLCCWRIPSLQRSMLKYFTSNPASKTRCLPMVLSSFSHYSIIHMAVNMYVLWTFSTTIVSILGREQFLAFYASAGVISTMISYTCKTASGRLHPSLGASGAIMTVLAAVCTKMPEAKLAIVLLPMFSLTAGSALKALVAIDTAGLVLGWRIFDHAAHLGGALFGVWYVAYGQELIWKSREPLVKFWHELRRGTSDSGGGPRDGGRKDGGGKGGGQA
- the parla gene encoding presenilins-associated rhomboid-like protein, mitochondrial isoform X2, which produces MACWGYLNKWTKVKFIAHTSVLSPSKRIVLHPQQRCAFRKVQRKPEARKGVQEETGSPPGEMAEARLSQKPAPEPPLPPQMPPRNPRRLIKPLMFTIGFTGCSFGTAAILQYESVKSRLDSLLEESESEKKEKFQTHDTAHWHKWWNQLTDFQRQVIMFMSMVDDMWSGMSEGQRVATGIIAVNAAVLCCWRIPSLQRSMLKYFTSNPASRRSSTTGRSSADRAWDSCSMAATGTVCYEDSLPSNGPLLLQPLFHHSHGGEHVRALDLLHHHCLHTREGAVPGLLRIRRCHFHNDKLHLQNGIGTPAPLSWSFWSHHDSSGCCLHKDARG